The DNA segment ATGCCCACCTCCTAAAAAGTATGGCTATGGGCGTGGATACggaggaggtggtggtggaggaTTTGGAAACTATGGATATAGTGGCATTGGCGGTAATGGATACGGCGGCTTTGGCGGTTCTGGTGGTTACAGTTTCGGAGGTTATGGAGGACGTGGCGGGTTTGGAGGAAGTGGCGGATTTGGAGGAATGGGTGGATTTGGAGGTAGATATGGTAGACGGTGCTGGAAGAAACCATGCCCACCTCCTAAAAAGTATGGCTATGGGCGTGGGTACggaggaggtggtggtggaggaTTTGGAAACTATGGATTTAATGGCGGTAATGGAAACGGCGGCTTTGGCGGTTCTGGTGGTTACAGTTTCGGAGGTTATGGAGGACGTGGCGGGTTTGGAGGAAGTGGCGGATTTGGAGGAATGGGTGGATTTGGAGGCAGATATGGCAGACGGTGCTGGAAGAAACCATGCCCACCTCCTAAAAAGTATGGCTATGGGCGTGGGTACggaggaggtggtggtggaggaTTTGGAAACTATGGATTTAATGGCGGTAATGGATACGGCAACTTTGGCGGTCTTGGTGGTTACAGTTCCGGTGGCTATAGTGGGTTTTACGGTAACAGGACACCACATATTGGTTTTGGACGTTGCAAATGCCAGAGAAAATGTGGTAAAGGTAAACGTTACATAGGAAGGTGTACCGGAATCTGCAAGGGATGCAAACTTGTTATGTGCTGTTCCAGGCAATTTTGGAAACGTGGCCGCGGCTAAATAAGGTAAGTAGTCGAAATtgcttaatttatttttacaacatttcttttaaatagtAGTCTTATTGAACGATGCCAGACTGTgaattgtatattattttacttttatttgctgCTTACATATTC comes from the Mercenaria mercenaria strain notata chromosome 9, MADL_Memer_1, whole genome shotgun sequence genome and includes:
- the LOC123547054 gene encoding uncharacterized protein LOC123547054; translation: MKIAVFTLAVLLALASEAWGYKKYGGGFRGGFGGGGGGGGGMYGGFGDYDDDDGYYVGGFGGSGGFGGRGGFGGRYGRRCWKKPCPPPKKYGYGRGYGGGGGGGFGNYGYSGIGGNGYGGFGGSGGYSFGGYGGRGGFGGSGGFGGMGGFGGRYGRRCWKKPCPPPKKYGYGRGYGGGGGGGFGNYGFNGGNGNGGFGGSGGYSFGGYGGRGGFGGSGGFGGMGGFGGRYGRRCWKKPCPPPKKYGYGRGYGGGGGGGFGNYGFNGGNGYGNFGGLGGYSSGGYSGFYGNRTPHIGFGRCKCQRKCGKGKRYIGRCTGICKGCKLVMCCSRQFWKRGRG